In Anaerolineae bacterium, a genomic segment contains:
- a CDS encoding sugar ABC transporter substrate-binding protein produces the protein MSINISFYADDLAQQAVWEGIFSAFMEDNPDIILRPQQVLGEDYFQKLQVLMAGGVAPEVMEMESKQVPGFAVRAGVLDLQPYIDTSSVIKREDFIPYQWEKHVHAGAMYGLPFSVSTVVMYYNQTVFEKAGVDLPPTEWDSEAWRYEDFLDTALALTSGEGTSKIYGYMQTRWWPYMFPWVWSNGGRVLNEERTQCTLDDELTQEGLQFLSDLINVHRVWPTPDQATEGMDTMFGTDRVAMTPRTVQNSSIMMATEGLVWNVAPMPRGKGQTALTRAPSDCYCVWSEAPAKDAAWRVAEWITGPAGAEMLLDGGYLMPARLGVATPESLHAALGDTINVEVMIDGTENHTGRQPVTVKWAEMGDILASGYEAVLAGDMTPAEYAAEACAKIDPLLADIPAEQQGWLGD, from the coding sequence GTGTCGATCAATATCTCGTTCTATGCGGACGACCTGGCACAACAGGCCGTGTGGGAGGGGATATTCAGCGCATTCATGGAAGACAACCCTGACATCATCCTGCGGCCCCAGCAAGTCCTCGGCGAGGACTACTTCCAGAAGCTTCAGGTGCTCATGGCGGGCGGCGTGGCGCCTGAAGTCATGGAGATGGAGTCAAAGCAAGTCCCGGGGTTTGCCGTGCGCGCGGGAGTGCTAGATCTCCAGCCCTACATTGACACGAGTAGCGTCATCAAGAGAGAGGATTTCATCCCGTACCAGTGGGAGAAGCACGTTCACGCGGGAGCGATGTACGGACTGCCGTTCTCTGTCAGTACGGTGGTCATGTACTACAACCAGACTGTGTTCGAGAAGGCTGGCGTAGATCTGCCGCCCACTGAATGGGACTCCGAGGCCTGGCGCTACGAGGACTTCTTGGATACCGCTCTGGCCCTGACCAGCGGCGAAGGCACAAGCAAGATCTACGGCTACATGCAGACTCGCTGGTGGCCATACATGTTCCCCTGGGTGTGGAGCAATGGTGGTCGTGTCCTCAACGAAGAACGCACTCAATGCACGCTGGACGACGAATTGACTCAGGAGGGTCTGCAGTTTCTGTCCGATCTGATCAATGTGCATCGAGTGTGGCCCACACCTGACCAGGCGACCGAGGGCATGGATACGATGTTCGGCACTGATCGTGTCGCCATGACGCCAAGGACGGTACAGAACTCGTCAATCATGATGGCGACCGAGGGGCTGGTGTGGAACGTAGCCCCCATGCCGCGGGGTAAAGGGCAGACAGCTCTCACTAGGGCCCCATCTGACTGCTATTGCGTCTGGAGTGAAGCACCAGCCAAGGATGCTGCCTGGCGCGTCGCGGAATGGATCACGGGGCCAGCGGGTGCGGAGATGCTGCTGGATGGCGGCTACTTGATGCCAGCGCGCCTGGGCGTGGCCACACCCGAGAGCCTGCATGCAGCTTTGGGGGACACCATCAACGTAGAAGTGATGATTGATGGCACCGAGAATCACACTGGTCGTCAGCCGGTCACGGTCAAGTGGGCCGAGATGGGCGACATCCTTGCCTCTGGTTATGAGGCGGTTCTAGCTGGGGACATGACTCCGGCCGAGTACGCAGCCGAAGCTTGTGCGAAGATCGACCCGCTGCTCGCCGATATCCCGGCCGAGCAACAAGGCTGGTTGGGGGACTAG
- a CDS encoding VOC family protein encodes MAHRARYAHTNLVAKDWRRLAHFYHSVFGCEPVPPERDLSGEWLDRATGIANARIRGVHLRLPGHGDRGPTLEIFQYLDRQEALQPAKTPDRPGLGHLAFQVDDVQAALARVVAAGGGAVGHTVTADIPQAGRITFVYATDPEGNIIELQQWASSKGGREE; translated from the coding sequence ATGGCTCACAGAGCGCGCTACGCTCACACCAATCTCGTGGCCAAGGACTGGCGGCGACTAGCCCACTTCTACCACAGCGTCTTCGGCTGCGAGCCCGTCCCCCCAGAACGGGACCTGTCGGGAGAGTGGCTGGACCGAGCCACCGGCATCGCCAACGCCCGCATCCGGGGGGTCCATCTGCGCCTGCCCGGGCACGGGGATCGCGGCCCTACCCTGGAGATCTTCCAGTATCTGGACCGTCAGGAGGCGCTGCAGCCGGCCAAGACCCCCGACCGCCCCGGTCTGGGCCACCTGGCTTTCCAGGTGGACGACGTCCAGGCGGCGCTGGCCCGGGTTGTGGCTGCCGGCGGGGGCGCCGTGGGCCACACGGTGACGGCAGACATCCCGCAGGCCGGCCGGATCACCTTCGTCTACGCCACCGACCCCGAGGGCAACATTATCGAGCTTCAGCAGTGGGCCTCATCGAAAGGAGGTCGGGAAGAGTGA
- a CDS encoding radical SAM protein — protein MVRQWRFRLLGVPSLPFSLVVSVTYRCNSRCHTCNVWRKQSEELELEEWQQVFGHLGHSPRYLTFSGGEPFLRRDLVEIVSSAYQSCRPLAITIPTNGLLGDRVVEACDRIAAACPESNVGINLSLDEVGERHDELRGVPGNWERATSTWQGLKRLRRPNLTLSIHTVISRYNVSRLPQIRQALLELEPDSYITEIAERRRELDTLDADFAPEPEEYRRAVAELLSAGGSVPARRFAALTQALRARYYRLAVRIVAEERQVIPCYAGWASGHIAPDGDVWTCCTRAEPIGNLRQTGYDLGPIWRGEEAASLRRSIRARECACPMANAAYTNMLLDPASLVQVVGYRLQGIGHRL, from the coding sequence ATGGTGCGCCAGTGGCGCTTCCGTCTCCTAGGCGTGCCCAGCCTGCCCTTCAGCCTAGTGGTGAGCGTCACCTACCGCTGCAACAGCCGCTGCCATACCTGCAACGTCTGGCGCAAGCAGTCCGAGGAGCTGGAGCTGGAGGAGTGGCAGCAGGTGTTCGGCCACCTGGGCCATTCGCCCCGCTACCTCACTTTCAGTGGAGGAGAGCCCTTCCTGCGGCGTGACCTGGTCGAGATCGTCTCCTCCGCCTACCAGAGCTGCCGGCCCCTCGCCATCACCATCCCCACCAACGGCCTCTTGGGCGATCGAGTGGTAGAGGCATGCGACCGCATCGCCGCTGCCTGCCCGGAGAGCAACGTAGGCATCAACCTGTCCCTGGACGAAGTGGGCGAGCGGCACGACGAGCTGCGCGGAGTGCCCGGCAACTGGGAGCGGGCCACGAGCACCTGGCAGGGCCTCAAGCGCCTGCGCCGGCCGAACCTGACCCTGAGCATCCACACCGTCATCTCGCGCTACAACGTCAGCCGGCTGCCCCAGATCCGGCAGGCGCTGCTGGAGTTGGAGCCGGATAGCTACATCACCGAGATCGCCGAGCGCCGCCGCGAGCTCGACACCCTCGATGCCGACTTCGCGCCCGAGCCCGAGGAGTACCGGCGAGCAGTGGCGGAACTGCTGTCCGCCGGTGGCTCGGTGCCGGCCAGGCGCTTCGCCGCCCTGACTCAGGCTCTCCGGGCCCGCTACTATCGCCTGGCTGTGCGCATCGTGGCTGAGGAGCGCCAGGTCATCCCCTGCTACGCCGGCTGGGCCAGCGGCCATATCGCCCCCGATGGCGACGTGTGGACCTGCTGCACCCGGGCGGAACCGATCGGGAACCTGAGGCAGACCGGCTACGATCTGGGACCTATCTGGCGGGGCGAGGAGGCGGCCAGCCTCCGGCGAAGCATACGTGCCCGCGAGTGCGCCTGCCCGATGGCCAACGCGGCCTACACCAACATGCTACTGGACCCGGCGTCTCTGGTGCAGGTTGTAGGTTACCGGTTACAGGGGATAGGTCATAGGTTGTAG
- a CDS encoding class I SAM-dependent methyltransferase gives MAGANAGGPRGEPPWRRYLTDYNEGLGLVYERLVLNDYLEGLKHRFGLERVLEAPLFGMAGVSGINSIHLARLGCSITLVDTDEERLQGVRRLWSELELEADFHLQAKLSQLPFPDRSFDLAWQWAGLWYLDDAEALLSELCRVSGRLVFAAMPNPRQPGYLLRKHVAEPEFFRGVDESWTDIGRVRRALEGRGYRTIEQGVMDVPPWPDTVMPVAELLQRLGIRSKRLQRRFSGASWEWSTMDYYLGRQPDLRERVLRYAWLERSPLPRWVKGLWAHHRYVLAERHPG, from the coding sequence GTGGCCGGCGCGAACGCCGGCGGGCCCAGAGGGGAGCCTCCCTGGCGACGCTACCTCACCGACTACAACGAGGGGCTGGGCCTGGTCTATGAGCGCCTGGTCCTCAACGACTACCTGGAGGGCCTTAAGCACCGCTTCGGCCTGGAGCGAGTGCTGGAGGCCCCCCTGTTCGGTATGGCTGGCGTCTCCGGGATCAACAGCATTCACCTGGCCCGGTTGGGATGCTCGATCACCCTGGTGGACACGGACGAGGAGCGGCTGCAGGGAGTGCGACGCCTCTGGAGTGAGCTGGAGCTGGAAGCGGATTTCCACCTCCAGGCCAAACTGAGCCAACTGCCATTCCCCGATCGCTCTTTCGATCTGGCCTGGCAGTGGGCGGGCCTGTGGTACCTGGACGACGCCGAAGCACTCCTGAGCGAGCTGTGCCGAGTGTCTGGCCGGCTGGTCTTCGCCGCCATGCCCAATCCCCGCCAACCCGGCTACTTGCTACGCAAGCACGTGGCCGAACCCGAGTTCTTCCGGGGAGTGGACGAGTCCTGGACGGACATCGGCCGGGTGCGCCGGGCGCTCGAGGGCCGGGGCTACCGGACCATCGAGCAGGGAGTGATGGACGTCCCGCCCTGGCCGGACACTGTGATGCCGGTCGCCGAGTTGTTGCAGCGCCTGGGCATACGCTCCAAGCGCCTGCAGCGGCGCTTCAGCGGTGCCTCCTGGGAGTGGAGCACCATGGACTACTACCTGGGCCGCCAACCTGACCTGCGGGAGCGCGTGCTGCGGTATGCCTGGCTGGAGCGCTCACCCCTGCCCCGCTGGGTCAAGGGGCTCTGGGCCCACCATCGCTACGTGCTGGCGGAGAGGCATCCGGGGTGA
- a CDS encoding TIGR00266 family protein, whose product MQAEILYRPSYSLARVRLEPGEQMRVEAGSMVSMSHGMAIETKMQGGLLKSLARSVLGGESFFVNVYRAPAEGGEITLAPALPGDMSVLDLTDDVLMVQSGAFVASTAGVEVNASWGGAKTFFASEGLIMLRAEGTGQLIVGSYGAIHELNLEAGQTYTVDTGHLVAFTADIGFRVRRVGGLRSTLLSGEGLVVDLTGPGRVLLQTRSADAFLSWLLPRLPRDRDNRS is encoded by the coding sequence GTGCAGGCAGAGATCCTCTATCGTCCGTCCTACTCGTTGGCTCGCGTGCGGCTGGAACCGGGCGAGCAGATGCGGGTGGAGGCCGGCTCGATGGTGAGCATGTCACACGGAATGGCCATCGAGACCAAGATGCAGGGCGGGCTCCTCAAGTCGCTGGCACGGTCGGTCCTCGGCGGCGAGTCCTTCTTCGTCAACGTCTACAGGGCCCCCGCGGAGGGAGGAGAGATCACCCTGGCCCCGGCGCTGCCGGGAGACATGTCGGTGCTCGACCTGACCGATGACGTCTTGATGGTCCAATCGGGCGCCTTCGTGGCCTCCACCGCCGGGGTGGAAGTGAACGCCTCCTGGGGCGGAGCCAAGACGTTCTTTGCCTCCGAGGGGCTCATCATGCTCCGGGCAGAGGGAACGGGGCAGCTCATCGTGGGCAGCTATGGCGCCATTCACGAGCTCAATCTGGAAGCCGGGCAGACTTACACTGTGGACACCGGTCACTTGGTGGCCTTCACGGCCGACATCGGCTTTCGGGTCCGACGAGTGGGCGGGCTGCGCTCCACGCTGCTCAGCGGCGAGGGGCTGGTGGTGGACCTCACCGGGCCGGGCCGCGTGCTGCTACAGACCCGCTCGGCAGACGCGTTCCTGTCCTGGCTGCTGCCCAGGCTTCCCAGGGATCGAGACAACCGGTCTTGA
- a CDS encoding sugar ABC transporter permease yields MTAGLLRTVAGRRGVRSREHVEAYVFLLPWILGFLAWTLGPMLTSAGLAFTDYQILLAPKWVALENFRHMLEDELFVKALGNTAFYTFIGVPLQITVALVAAMALNRQVRGVSIYRTAFYLPSLTPAVANAMMWLWLLNPEFGLANALLRAVGLPPQRWFMDVKLAKPSMIIMSLWGIGGQMIIFLAGLQGIPDLYYEAARVDGARNWHMLRHITVPLLSPSIFFNAVVSIIGSFQVFTTAFVATGGGPQNATLFYVLYLYRNGFQYFKMGYASALAWVLFVIILGFTLLQFRVGRYWVYYEVE; encoded by the coding sequence ATGACAGCTGGTCTTCTGAGGACGGTCGCTGGCAGACGCGGGGTGAGATCGCGCGAACATGTGGAAGCCTACGTGTTTCTCCTCCCATGGATTCTCGGTTTCCTGGCCTGGACGCTGGGCCCCATGTTGACGTCTGCCGGATTGGCATTCACTGACTATCAGATACTTCTGGCGCCGAAGTGGGTAGCACTAGAAAACTTCAGACACATGCTAGAGGACGAGCTGTTCGTCAAGGCGCTAGGGAACACCGCGTTCTACACATTCATCGGGGTGCCGCTCCAGATCACCGTGGCTCTCGTTGCAGCCATGGCGCTGAACCGCCAGGTTAGAGGGGTGTCAATCTACCGTACGGCCTTCTATCTGCCTTCACTGACGCCCGCAGTGGCGAACGCCATGATGTGGTTGTGGTTGCTGAATCCCGAATTTGGCTTGGCCAACGCTCTGCTTCGGGCGGTTGGGTTGCCCCCTCAGCGTTGGTTCATGGATGTCAAGCTGGCCAAGCCCTCCATGATCATCATGAGCCTCTGGGGGATCGGAGGGCAGATGATCATCTTCCTCGCCGGGCTGCAAGGCATTCCTGATCTGTACTACGAAGCGGCAAGAGTGGATGGTGCCCGCAACTGGCACATGCTGCGGCACATCACTGTCCCCTTGCTTTCACCCAGCATCTTCTTCAACGCGGTGGTCAGTATCATTGGCTCTTTTCAGGTTTTCACCACCGCATTCGTAGCTACTGGCGGAGGCCCACAGAATGCTACACTCTTCTACGTGCTCTACCTGTACAGGAATGGCTTCCAGTACTTCAAGATGGGGTATGCTTCGGCCCTAGCCTGGGTGTTGTTCGTGATCATTCTGGGCTTTACTCTGTTGCAGTTTAGAGTGGGACGATACTGGGTGTACTACGAGGTGGAGTAG
- a CDS encoding CBS domain-containing protein, which translates to MTHMLMVILVDRRHVPPLLRAWQALGLPGVTMMEGAGAYRATSWLTSVGLGALDRLLEAEEVRRQTLIAVIEDDDLLQRAISEAERVVGGFEHPNTGALFVLPVVEARGIQPRRAPQPPVQEPLPVAEPEWRLRRETLVDEIVPILNLQPTIVKADTTLDEVARALLEHPSVLAACVEDDNGRLIGLVDLESVAEDLFFYILPEEFLSEVVDLEKALAFAKRSRLRTAADAMKPPVWVKLGETVREAFRRMHENHILGLPVVNDQYCVVGFINMLELLTIFIGQSNDSSSPRPAES; encoded by the coding sequence ATGACACACATGCTGATGGTGATACTGGTAGACAGACGACACGTGCCGCCACTGCTCCGGGCCTGGCAGGCACTGGGGTTGCCCGGCGTCACCATGATGGAGGGTGCCGGCGCCTACCGGGCCACCAGCTGGCTAACCAGCGTGGGGCTGGGCGCCCTCGACCGCCTGCTGGAGGCGGAAGAGGTTCGCCGACAGACACTCATTGCCGTAATAGAAGATGACGACCTATTGCAGCGGGCCATCTCGGAAGCCGAGCGGGTGGTAGGAGGCTTTGAGCACCCGAACACGGGCGCTCTCTTCGTCCTGCCGGTAGTCGAAGCCAGGGGCATCCAGCCGCGACGGGCGCCGCAGCCGCCGGTGCAGGAGCCGCTGCCCGTGGCCGAGCCCGAGTGGCGCCTGCGCCGCGAAACCCTGGTGGACGAGATCGTCCCCATCCTCAACCTGCAACCCACCATCGTGAAGGCCGACACCACGCTGGACGAGGTGGCGCGCGCGCTGCTGGAGCACCCCAGCGTCTTGGCCGCCTGCGTCGAGGACGACAACGGCCGCCTCATCGGTCTGGTGGACCTGGAGTCGGTGGCCGAGGACCTGTTCTTCTACATACTGCCGGAGGAGTTCCTGAGCGAAGTGGTGGACCTGGAGAAGGCCCTGGCCTTCGCCAAGCGCAGCCGCCTCCGTACTGCCGCCGATGCCATGAAGCCGCCCGTGTGGGTCAAGCTGGGGGAGACGGTGAGAGAAGCCTTTCGCCGGATGCACGAGAACCACATCCTGGGCCTGCCGGTGGTGAACGACCAGTACTGCGTGGTGGGCTTCATCAACATGCTGGAACTGCTGACCATCTTCATCGGCCAGTCCAATGACTCCAGCAGCCCCCGCCCGGCCGAATCCTAG
- a CDS encoding carbohydrate ABC transporter permease: protein MLSTSLKATGREFAYPPELIPNPVIWHNYVTVVEAVPFGLWFRNTMVITLSALAGTVITASMAGFALARLRFREREAWLLLVISTMMLPGVVTLIPRFLIFKSLKWMDTYLPLVVPAWCGGGAFNVFLFRQFFASIPPEFDEAARMDGASSFLIFTRIIMPLSRPVLATVAIFSFLDNWNAFMEPLIYISTREKFTLAIGLNAFRGRYSTYYALLMAASAITVVPIIVLFFFTQRYFIQGITITGLAGR, encoded by the coding sequence ATGCTCTCCACCTCCCTGAAGGCGACCGGACGTGAGTTTGCCTATCCGCCAGAACTCATACCTAATCCAGTGATCTGGCATAACTACGTGACCGTGGTGGAAGCAGTGCCGTTCGGGCTGTGGTTCAGGAACACCATGGTCATTACGCTCTCCGCACTGGCTGGAACGGTTATCACCGCCTCCATGGCAGGTTTCGCCCTGGCTCGGCTCCGCTTTCGTGAGCGGGAGGCGTGGCTTCTACTGGTGATATCCACCATGATGCTCCCTGGCGTGGTCACTCTCATACCTCGGTTTCTGATCTTCAAGTCTCTCAAGTGGATGGATACCTACTTGCCTCTTGTGGTGCCGGCTTGGTGCGGTGGTGGCGCGTTCAACGTCTTCCTGTTCCGCCAGTTCTTCGCCAGCATCCCCCCGGAGTTTGATGAAGCTGCCAGGATGGATGGCGCCTCGAGCTTCCTCATCTTCACCCGGATTATCATGCCTCTATCACGGCCAGTCCTCGCCACTGTGGCGATATTCTCCTTTCTTGATAACTGGAATGCATTCATGGAGCCCCTAATCTATATCAGCACTAGAGAGAAGTTCACGCTAGCGATTGGACTGAACGCCTTCCGCGGCCGTTACAGCACCTACTATGCCCTGCTCATGGCTGCTTCAGCCATCACGGTCGTACCGATCATCGTGCTGTTCTTCTTCACCCAGCGCTACTTCATCCAGGGCATCACCATCACTGGTCTGGCCGGGCGCTAG
- a CDS encoding rubrerythrin family protein: MATSDNLKEAFAGESQANRRYLAFAKQAEADGYPMVARLFRAAAEAETVHAHAHLRAMGGIGETRQNLQAAIAGEGFEFREMYPKFLAQAQEEGVGPAITTFKNALAVEEIHHWLYTDALEAVDSGKDLPESPIFICTVCGHTVLGEPPDRCPVCGARRERYTEIE; encoded by the coding sequence ATGGCAACCAGTGACAACCTCAAGGAAGCATTCGCCGGAGAGAGCCAGGCCAATCGCCGCTACCTGGCCTTCGCCAAGCAGGCCGAGGCCGACGGCTACCCGATGGTAGCCCGGCTGTTCCGCGCCGCGGCAGAGGCGGAGACAGTCCACGCCCACGCTCACTTGCGGGCCATGGGCGGCATCGGGGAGACGCGGCAGAACCTCCAGGCCGCCATCGCGGGCGAAGGATTCGAGTTCAGGGAGATGTACCCCAAGTTCCTGGCCCAGGCTCAGGAGGAGGGCGTGGGCCCGGCTATCACCACCTTCAAGAACGCCCTGGCGGTGGAGGAGATCCACCATTGGCTCTACACCGACGCCCTGGAAGCGGTGGACTCGGGGAAGGACCTGCCCGAAAGCCCCATCTTCATCTGCACCGTCTGTGGACACACGGTACTAGGCGAGCCGCCCGACCGCTGTCCCGTGTGCGGTGCCCGGCGGGAGCGCTACACCGAGATCGAGTAG
- a CDS encoding ArsA family ATPase, with protein MSRVILYTGKGGVGKTSVAAATGLRCADRGLRTIVVSTDPAHSLSDSLDQDVGPEPNLLAPNFWAQEIDVLYQMQKHWQNVQEYLATLLSWRGLDDIIAEEVAVVPGMDELASLLQIVHLQDSGEFDVVIVDMAPTAETLRFLAFPEAANWYLQRIFPLQRQAMRLARPLLRNVTDMPLPDDRVFQAVSELVQDLDRMHGVLSDADISSVRIVLNPDKMVIREAQRTLTYISLYGFPIDAVICNRVIPDEVTDPYFEEWKRSQAENLELVRQAFSPVPLLLVPMFSREVMGMDMLRRAAEAAFGDRNPAEVFHRGRPYDVTKADGTYRLTLRLPLARREDIELVRKREELIVMVGNHKHNLLLPDSLARLPVEGARYEGDALVITFRSEPSAGGR; from the coding sequence ATGTCGCGAGTGATTCTCTATACGGGCAAAGGTGGCGTAGGCAAGACCAGCGTTGCCGCCGCCACCGGCCTCCGTTGTGCCGACCGGGGCCTGCGCACCATCGTCGTCAGCACCGACCCCGCGCACAGCCTCTCCGACTCCCTGGATCAGGATGTGGGCCCCGAGCCCAACCTCCTGGCGCCCAACTTCTGGGCTCAAGAGATAGACGTCCTCTACCAGATGCAGAAGCACTGGCAGAACGTGCAGGAGTATCTGGCCACGCTCCTATCGTGGCGCGGGCTGGACGATATCATCGCCGAGGAGGTGGCCGTCGTTCCCGGGATGGACGAGCTGGCCAGCCTGCTCCAGATCGTGCACCTCCAGGACTCGGGCGAATTCGATGTCGTGATCGTGGACATGGCTCCCACGGCGGAGACGCTTCGGTTCCTGGCCTTCCCCGAGGCCGCAAACTGGTACCTCCAGCGTATCTTCCCCCTCCAGCGCCAGGCCATGCGGCTGGCGCGCCCGCTCCTGCGCAACGTGACCGACATGCCCCTCCCCGATGACCGGGTGTTTCAGGCCGTGAGCGAGTTGGTGCAGGACCTGGACCGGATGCACGGCGTCCTCTCCGATGCGGACATCTCCAGCGTGCGCATCGTGCTCAACCCCGACAAGATGGTGATCCGAGAGGCTCAGCGCACCCTCACCTACATCAGCCTGTATGGCTTCCCCATTGACGCAGTCATCTGCAACCGGGTGATCCCGGACGAGGTGACCGATCCCTACTTCGAGGAGTGGAAGCGGTCGCAGGCGGAGAATCTGGAGCTGGTGCGGCAGGCGTTCTCGCCTGTGCCCCTCCTCCTGGTGCCCATGTTCTCTCGCGAGGTGATGGGGATGGACATGCTGCGCCGCGCCGCCGAAGCTGCCTTTGGAGACCGGAACCCGGCTGAGGTGTTCCACCGCGGGCGTCCGTACGACGTAACCAAGGCGGATGGCACCTACCGGCTGACGCTGAGGCTCCCCCTGGCCAGACGCGAGGACATAGAGTTGGTCCGCAAGCGGGAGGAGCTCATCGTCATGGTGGGCAACCACAAGCACAACCTGCTTCTGCCCGACAGCTTGGCGCGCCTCCCGGTGGAAGGCGCCAGGTACGAGGGCGACGCCCTGGTGATTACGTTCCGGTCCGAGCCATCGGCCGGCGGGCGCTGA